From a region of the Sandaracinaceae bacterium genome:
- a CDS encoding acyl-CoA dehydrogenase family protein — MSNLHVPKPVAPMMPRTLFTEDHEAFRATARRFFETEVAPHQEKWETQQHIDRDLWNKAGELGLLCCTMPTEFGGSGVDRLYSVILMEEQARVGDSASGFSLHSDIVANYIINFGTPAQKNHWLPKMASGEAVTAIAMTEPGTGSDLQGIQCTAKLEGDEYVINGAKIFITNGFLCDMAIVAVKTGEGAKGSANVSLMIVEADRAGFTKGKPLNKVGMKGQDTCELFFDNVRVPKSNLLGAEGMGFIMLMKELAWERMMIAIMCVSGAEFALATTVEYVKQRKAFGKPVASFQNTRFKLAEMRSEIQIARVYVDKCIELVLEKKLTPEAACAGKYWVSDLLSRVVDECVQLHGGYGYMLEYPIARAYIDTRANRIYGGTNEIMKELISRSI; from the coding sequence ATGAGCAACCTGCACGTCCCGAAGCCCGTGGCTCCCATGATGCCGCGCACCCTGTTCACCGAGGACCACGAGGCCTTCCGCGCCACGGCGCGCCGCTTCTTCGAGACCGAGGTCGCCCCGCATCAAGAGAAGTGGGAGACCCAGCAGCACATCGACCGCGACCTGTGGAACAAGGCCGGTGAGCTGGGCCTGCTGTGCTGCACCATGCCCACCGAGTTCGGCGGGTCGGGCGTGGACCGGCTCTACTCCGTGATCCTCATGGAGGAGCAGGCGCGCGTGGGTGACTCGGCCAGCGGCTTCTCGCTGCACTCGGACATCGTCGCCAACTACATCATCAACTTCGGCACACCCGCGCAGAAGAACCACTGGCTGCCCAAGATGGCCAGCGGCGAGGCCGTGACCGCCATCGCCATGACCGAGCCGGGCACGGGCTCGGACCTGCAGGGCATCCAGTGCACCGCCAAGCTCGAGGGCGACGAGTACGTCATCAACGGCGCCAAGATCTTCATCACCAACGGCTTCCTCTGCGACATGGCCATCGTGGCGGTGAAGACCGGCGAGGGCGCGAAGGGCTCGGCCAACGTCTCGCTCATGATCGTGGAGGCCGACCGCGCGGGCTTCACCAAGGGCAAGCCGCTCAACAAGGTGGGCATGAAGGGGCAGGACACCTGCGAGCTCTTCTTCGACAACGTGCGCGTGCCCAAGAGCAACCTGCTGGGCGCCGAGGGCATGGGCTTCATCATGCTCATGAAGGAGCTGGCTTGGGAGCGCATGATGATCGCCATCATGTGCGTGTCGGGCGCCGAGTTCGCGCTGGCCACCACGGTGGAGTACGTGAAGCAGCGCAAGGCCTTCGGGAAGCCCGTGGCCTCGTTCCAGAACACGCGCTTCAAGCTCGCCGAGATGCGCAGCGAGATCCAGATCGCGCGCGTCTACGTGGACAAGTGCATCGAGCTGGTGCTCGAGAAGAAGCTCACGCCCGAGGCCGCGTGCGCCGGCAAGTACTGGGTGTCGGACCTGCTCAGCCGCGTGGTGGACGAGTGTGTCCAGCTGCACGGCGGCTACGGCTACATGCTGGAGTACCCCATCGCGCGTGCGTACATCGATACGCGCGCCAACCGCATCTACGGCGGCACCAACGAGATCATGAAAGAGCTCATCTCGCGCAGCATCTAG
- a CDS encoding TetR/AcrR family transcriptional regulator yields MKSPANGAERPPRRKQEDRSEATRQRLIDATLSCLETEGYSGTTISKIVERGAVSRGAHVYHFPSKSALIEAAAKHLVKRVYIQLGKAFMNLPDSEDRLQAMAISGWRTVFCAREHAVLLELLLASRHDEELAAVMQRLWTSGYAVIRAAAVHYFEPVDPKDNVESIIALLQWLLRGMVLDRHLVKDPTLLEEHVVLWCDLMRTRIRARPGVNTPPPRPPEWVFQ; encoded by the coding sequence ATGAAATCACCAGCGAATGGCGCCGAGCGCCCCCCGCGGCGCAAGCAGGAAGACCGCAGCGAGGCCACCCGCCAGCGGCTGATCGACGCCACCCTCAGCTGCCTCGAGACCGAGGGCTACTCGGGCACCACCATCAGCAAGATCGTGGAGCGCGGCGCGGTCTCGCGCGGCGCGCACGTCTACCACTTCCCGTCCAAGTCGGCGCTCATCGAGGCCGCGGCAAAGCACCTGGTGAAGCGCGTGTACATCCAGCTCGGAAAGGCCTTCATGAACCTGCCCGACTCCGAGGACCGGCTGCAGGCCATGGCCATCAGCGGCTGGCGCACGGTGTTCTGCGCGCGTGAGCACGCGGTGCTGCTGGAGCTCCTGCTGGCCAGCCGGCACGACGAAGAGCTGGCGGCGGTGATGCAGCGCCTGTGGACGTCGGGCTACGCGGTGATCCGCGCGGCGGCCGTGCACTACTTCGAGCCCGTGGACCCGAAGGACAACGTGGAGTCCATCATCGCGCTCTTGCAGTGGCTGCTGCGCGGCATGGTGCTGGACCGCCACCTGGTGAAGGACCCGACGTTGCTGGAAGAGCACGTGGTGCTGTGGTGCGACCTCATGCGCACGCGCATTCGTGCGCGTCCTGGCGTGAACACTCCGCCGCCACGGCCGCCGGAGTGGGTGTTCCAGTAG
- a CDS encoding peptidylprolyl isomerase: MANPVATFETSEGSFKAEIFLAEMPITAQNFISLAESGFYNGLHFHRVIPNFMLQFGCPHSKDPKSSRAGTGGPPHGTIKDEFLETAKFSNEPGTLSMANTGRPNSGGSQFFVNTAHNKYLDWFDRSSDSSHPVFGRVTEGMDIVKKIEGFGSRSGATQKPLQVISITIAR; this comes from the coding sequence ATGGCAAATCCGGTCGCCACCTTCGAGACCAGCGAGGGCTCGTTCAAGGCGGAAATCTTCCTCGCCGAGATGCCCATCACGGCGCAGAACTTCATCAGCCTGGCCGAGAGCGGCTTCTACAACGGGCTGCACTTCCACCGCGTCATCCCGAACTTCATGCTGCAGTTCGGCTGCCCGCACTCGAAGGACCCAAAGAGCTCGCGCGCCGGCACCGGCGGCCCGCCCCACGGCACCATCAAGGACGAGTTCCTCGAGACCGCCAAGTTCTCGAACGAGCCGGGCACGCTCTCCATGGCCAACACCGGCCGTCCCAACAGCGGCGGCTCGCAGTTCTTCGTGAACACGGCCCACAACAAGTACCTCGACTGGTTCGACCGCAGCTCGGACTCCTCGCACCCGGTCTTCGGGCGCGTCACCGAGGGCATGGACATCGTGAAGAAGATCGAGGGCTTCGGCTCGCGGTCGGGCGCCACGCAGAAGCCGCTCCAGGTCATCTCCATCACCATCGCGCGCTGA
- a CDS encoding polysaccharide deacetylase family protein, with amino-acid sequence MRRPRPAVLLALPMLLVISATGQLVSGDTPPAMRSALVGDGTPAGRTQFVLLGFDATPGPEPRVEDSGFHYIFESINRHRAAGRPPNSFTLFISTGLLQLQPGRRRHTEEERAFEGGLPRNQPVIGYARNLSALQARAANIRELSARGVEIGSHAVRHAHGLHFDEATWRAELADHQRISDLLSLPRPLGFRAPFLEYNEAMYTALAAHGTRYDASRPGMRTWPTRHASGIWLFSIPSVVVPGGRRALFFDDNLRELLLPLAHASGKTGRDAERHIDDEYYEAGMAEFQERYRGERAPFLISGHGNFRGGILRLMRHVCGLPDVRCATFSEAAAYLDAHPELAGR; translated from the coding sequence ATGCGTCGCCCGCGCCCCGCAGTCCTGCTCGCGCTGCCCATGCTGCTCGTCATCAGCGCCACGGGACAGCTGGTGTCTGGGGACACGCCGCCGGCCATGCGCTCCGCGCTGGTGGGTGACGGGACTCCCGCTGGGCGCACGCAGTTCGTGCTGCTGGGCTTCGACGCCACACCGGGCCCCGAGCCCCGCGTCGAGGACTCCGGCTTCCACTACATCTTCGAATCGATCAACCGGCACCGAGCCGCGGGGCGGCCGCCCAACTCGTTCACGCTGTTCATCTCCACGGGGCTCCTCCAGCTGCAGCCCGGTCGCCGCCGTCACACCGAAGAAGAGCGCGCGTTCGAGGGCGGGCTGCCGCGCAACCAGCCCGTCATCGGATATGCCCGCAACCTGTCCGCGCTGCAGGCCCGCGCCGCCAACATTCGTGAGCTGTCTGCGCGCGGAGTGGAGATCGGCTCGCATGCGGTGCGCCACGCCCACGGGCTGCACTTCGACGAGGCCACCTGGCGCGCCGAGCTGGCCGACCACCAGCGCATCTCGGACCTGCTCTCGCTGCCACGCCCGCTGGGCTTCCGCGCGCCGTTCCTCGAGTACAACGAGGCCATGTACACCGCACTGGCGGCGCACGGCACGCGCTACGACGCCTCTCGCCCCGGGATGCGCACGTGGCCCACGCGGCACGCGAGCGGCATCTGGCTGTTCAGCATCCCGAGCGTGGTGGTGCCCGGTGGGCGTCGCGCGCTCTTCTTCGACGACAACCTGCGCGAGCTCCTGCTGCCGCTGGCGCACGCGAGCGGGAAGACGGGGCGGGACGCGGAGCGCCACATCGACGACGAGTACTACGAGGCTGGCATGGCCGAGTTCCAAGAGCGCTACCGCGGCGAGCGCGCGCCCTTCTTGATCAGCGGTCACGGTAACTTTCGCGGGGGCATCCTGCGCCTGATGCGCCATGTGTGCGGCCTGCCGGACGTGCGCTGCGCCACGTTCAGCGAGGCCGCAGCGTACCTGGACGCTCACCCCGAGCTGGCCGGTCGCTGA
- a CDS encoding DUF202 domain-containing protein: MRADYLAVSVTDALAAERTVLAAERTFLAYLRSAFALFVAGVTGAQLLEAQWLLAVAYALAIIAPLVLLVGVQRLRASRRVVAELLARMANERRRSGA, translated from the coding sequence ATGCGTGCCGACTACCTCGCCGTCTCCGTCACCGACGCGCTCGCTGCGGAGCGCACCGTGTTGGCGGCCGAGCGCACCTTCCTCGCGTACCTGCGCTCGGCGTTCGCGCTCTTCGTGGCGGGCGTCACCGGTGCCCAGCTGCTGGAGGCGCAGTGGCTGCTGGCGGTGGCGTACGCGCTGGCCATCATCGCGCCGCTGGTGCTCCTGGTCGGGGTGCAGCGCTTGCGTGCGTCTCGGCGGGTGGTGGCCGAGCTGCTGGCCCGCATGGCGAATGAAAGACGGAGGAGCGGAGCATGA
- a CDS encoding serine/threonine protein kinase: MTLAAGTVVGGDFRIEAPLAAGGMGAVFIATQLSTGRRRALKVMHALLVSDAVSRERFLEEARVGSQIESEHVVEVVGAGVDAETGSPWLAMELLEGETLADRVARGRLSAAELAPLMQGLRHGLGRAHARGIVHRDLKPENLFIARGRGASNADSLKILDFGIAKLLQGGKTAATQNIAGSPLWMAPEQADSREIRPATDVWALGLIAFDALVGQSYWRSATDGSTLTRLLVEILTEPIEPASVRAASMAGAEVAAALPREFDAFFARCVERDPRARFRDASEALDALDDVLRGVPMRAAASASRPPAQDAFAATALSLPPPEPGAFAAGGAGLATAFRATAQTVPVPEPTPLAATHPGVAEPTVLAARGSRAPWVVAALSLAGMLAMGWWVLGRSDRTVANMEHTPPLTQPAEALEPAPRVEAAEAEPAVPVDGAAVVPSAQVTDVPPPVAPAQAAIPGAAPATAPAPRPGRARAGSALAGGGAAPAAAAPAPDPDARSSNPDVGRFRSMIVVPCWRDNAPAGAAPVSVSVQVGFGPMGNITMVRVDGSDDANFRRCVVMRGTTYRMSAPPEEPTMTVRARLP; encoded by the coding sequence ATGACGTTGGCGGCGGGGACGGTCGTGGGAGGGGACTTCCGCATCGAGGCGCCGCTGGCGGCGGGTGGCATGGGGGCGGTGTTCATCGCCACGCAGCTCTCCACCGGGCGGCGGCGGGCGCTCAAGGTGATGCACGCCCTGCTGGTGAGCGACGCGGTCAGCCGCGAGCGCTTCCTCGAGGAGGCGCGCGTCGGCAGTCAGATCGAGAGCGAGCACGTGGTGGAGGTGGTGGGCGCGGGTGTGGACGCCGAGACCGGCAGCCCGTGGCTGGCCATGGAGCTGCTGGAGGGCGAGACGCTGGCCGACCGCGTGGCGCGTGGGCGGCTCTCGGCCGCGGAGCTCGCGCCGCTCATGCAGGGGCTGCGGCACGGCCTCGGGCGAGCGCACGCCCGCGGCATCGTGCACCGTGACCTGAAGCCCGAGAACCTGTTCATCGCGCGTGGGCGCGGGGCCAGCAACGCCGACTCCCTCAAGATCCTGGACTTCGGCATCGCCAAGCTGCTGCAGGGAGGCAAGACAGCGGCCACCCAGAACATCGCGGGTTCGCCGCTCTGGATGGCGCCCGAGCAGGCAGACAGCCGCGAGATCCGGCCCGCTACGGACGTGTGGGCGCTGGGGCTCATCGCCTTCGATGCGTTGGTGGGGCAGTCCTACTGGCGCTCCGCCACGGACGGCTCGACGCTCACGCGCCTCTTGGTGGAGATCCTCACGGAGCCCATCGAGCCCGCCTCGGTGCGTGCGGCGTCCATGGCCGGGGCCGAGGTGGCGGCGGCGCTGCCGCGCGAGTTCGACGCGTTCTTCGCGCGCTGCGTGGAGCGAGACCCGCGCGCGCGCTTCCGCGACGCGAGTGAAGCGCTCGACGCGCTCGACGACGTGCTGCGCGGGGTGCCGATGCGCGCGGCAGCCAGCGCTTCGCGGCCGCCTGCGCAGGACGCGTTCGCGGCCACGGCGCTGAGCCTGCCGCCTCCCGAGCCGGGGGCCTTCGCGGCGGGTGGGGCAGGGCTGGCCACCGCGTTTCGGGCCACGGCGCAGACCGTACCCGTCCCCGAGCCCACGCCGCTCGCGGCCACTCACCCGGGGGTGGCAGAGCCCACCGTGCTGGCAGCACGCGGCTCACGCGCGCCGTGGGTAGTCGCAGCGCTCTCGCTCGCGGGGATGCTGGCCATGGGCTGGTGGGTGCTGGGTCGCAGTGACAGAACGGTGGCCAACATGGAGCACACGCCGCCGCTCACGCAGCCCGCCGAGGCGCTCGAGCCAGCGCCACGCGTCGAGGCGGCCGAAGCCGAGCCTGCTGTGCCGGTCGATGGCGCAGCCGTCGTGCCGAGCGCGCAGGTCACAGATGTGCCTCCGCCTGTCGCACCCGCCCAGGCTGCCATCCCCGGGGCCGCCCCCGCCACAGCGCCCGCTCCGCGTCCAGGTCGAGCGCGAGCTGGGAGTGCGTTGGCCGGTGGCGGCGCGGCACCTGCCGCAGCGGCCCCCGCACCCGACCCGGACGCGCGCAGCAGCAACCCCGACGTGGGCCGCTTCCGGTCCATGATCGTGGTGCCGTGTTGGCGCGACAACGCCCCCGCCGGGGCCGCGCCCGTGAGCGTCAGCGTGCAGGTGGGGTTCGGGCCCATGGGCAACATCACCATGGTGCGCGTGGACGGTTCCGATGACGCCAACTTCCGGCGCTGCGTGGTGATGCGCGGCACCACCTATCGCATGAGCGCGCCGCCCGAAGAGCCCACCATGACGGTGCGCGCGCGCCTTCCGTGA
- a CDS encoding NAD(P)-binding domain-containing protein produces the protein MKIGILGSGDVAKTLGKGFLANGDEVMLGSREASKVAGWADHAQASAGTFGEAAAFGDVVVLAVKGTVAVDVVKLAGVAALAGKTVLDATNPIAEAPPVNGILLFFTGPNDSLMERLQATAPDAHFVKAFSCVGNGFMVKPDLPGGPPTMFICGNDDGAKAEARSILVAFGWDVEDLGKVEGARAIEPLCQLWCAPGFQRNQWTHAFKLLRR, from the coding sequence ATGAAGATTGGAATTCTGGGGTCGGGGGACGTGGCCAAGACGCTCGGGAAGGGCTTCTTGGCGAACGGTGACGAGGTCATGCTGGGCAGCCGCGAGGCCAGCAAGGTGGCGGGCTGGGCCGACCATGCGCAGGCTAGCGCAGGCACATTCGGCGAGGCCGCGGCGTTCGGGGACGTGGTGGTCCTCGCCGTGAAGGGCACCGTGGCGGTGGACGTGGTGAAGCTCGCGGGCGTCGCGGCGCTCGCCGGCAAGACCGTCCTCGACGCCACCAACCCCATTGCCGAGGCGCCCCCGGTGAACGGCATCCTGCTGTTCTTCACCGGCCCCAACGACTCGCTCATGGAGCGCCTGCAGGCCACCGCGCCCGACGCGCACTTCGTGAAGGCGTTCTCGTGCGTGGGCAACGGGTTCATGGTGAAGCCCGACCTGCCGGGCGGGCCGCCCACCATGTTCATCTGCGGCAACGACGACGGGGCCAAGGCCGAGGCCCGCAGCATCCTCGTCGCGTTTGGCTGGGACGTCGAGGACCTCGGGAAGGTCGAAGGCGCGCGCGCCATCGAGCCGCTGTGTCAGCTGTGGTGCGCCCCCGGCTTCCAGCGCAACCAGTGGACGCACGCGTTCAAGCTGCTGCGCCGCTGA
- a CDS encoding metal-dependent hydrolase, with protein sequence MTTIAATLSPSARPASKPEKRATPKIEPRRMSFDFEAERRRFWYADNAVLTTFMAALSSTFPPGEREFVRSVLHYREQLDGELLEQVRAFAAQEGHHARQHTIANAWIDSLGFDAKGCSEHLEAEIEEFRKNTPDDVLLAATVGAEHITAIMAHFLLTHDEVVAGLPDAVRELILWHAVEEIEHKAVAMDVYDKVSGDRDKLRKVFVVQSVMFAMTVGRYMARMLKTAEYEPTPREWLGGARFLLGSRGLIPSIAKSYLSFYRKDFHPWDHDDRHLIDQWKASQVKTVA encoded by the coding sequence ATGACCACGATCGCCGCCACCCTCAGCCCGAGCGCACGTCCCGCCAGCAAGCCTGAAAAGCGCGCGACGCCCAAGATCGAGCCGCGCCGCATGAGCTTCGACTTCGAAGCCGAGCGCCGCCGCTTTTGGTACGCCGACAACGCCGTGCTGACCACGTTCATGGCCGCCCTCTCTTCCACGTTCCCGCCCGGCGAGCGCGAGTTCGTGCGCAGCGTGCTGCACTACCGCGAGCAGCTCGACGGTGAGCTGCTGGAGCAGGTGCGCGCGTTCGCCGCGCAAGAGGGACACCACGCCCGCCAGCACACCATCGCCAACGCGTGGATCGACAGCCTGGGCTTCGACGCGAAGGGCTGCTCCGAGCACCTCGAAGCGGAGATCGAAGAGTTCCGCAAGAACACGCCGGACGACGTGCTGTTGGCCGCCACGGTGGGCGCCGAGCACATCACCGCCATCATGGCGCACTTCCTCCTGACGCACGACGAGGTGGTGGCCGGTCTCCCCGACGCGGTGCGCGAGCTCATCCTCTGGCACGCGGTAGAGGAGATCGAACACAAGGCCGTGGCCATGGACGTGTACGACAAGGTGTCGGGCGACCGCGACAAGCTGCGCAAGGTGTTCGTCGTACAGAGCGTCATGTTCGCCATGACGGTGGGTCGCTACATGGCGCGCATGCTGAAGACGGCCGAGTACGAGCCCACCCCGCGCGAGTGGCTGGGCGGTGCGCGCTTCCTGCTGGGTTCGCGCGGGCTCATCCCCAGCATCGCGAAGAGCTACCTGTCGTTCTACCGCAAGGACTTCCACCCTTGGGACCATGATGACCGCCACCTGATCGACCAGTGGAAGGCGTCGCAGGTGAAGACGGTGGCGTGA
- a CDS encoding alpha/beta hydrolase, protein MSARTEGFAESNGVRLAYEEFGDPAAPALLMIAGMSLQRIAWPDALCSALAHAGYRVIRFDNRDVGASSWTAGPPPPTLGKRYLQGILGRELSIRVGPGEEAQYDLHTLALDAVGLLDALQIERAHFVGFSMGGMISQLVAADHAARVSSLTSIMSSPNERTLPKPTPRVLLNLLKPPPAMDPDSLALANAKMWEMIGSPAYPTPREELIAQTHRSLARGMSQTGLAHHLMAILATGGFGNRLHKVQAPALILHGDADPLVRVEGGRLSAQLIPKARLRVIRGMGHDFPAQLVPTLAGAITSHLQQTA, encoded by the coding sequence ATGAGCGCACGCACCGAAGGTTTCGCCGAGAGCAACGGAGTCCGCCTCGCCTACGAGGAGTTCGGCGACCCTGCCGCGCCCGCGCTGCTGATGATCGCGGGCATGAGCCTGCAACGCATCGCGTGGCCCGACGCCTTGTGCAGCGCGCTCGCCCACGCGGGCTATCGCGTCATTCGCTTCGACAACCGGGACGTGGGCGCTTCGTCTTGGACCGCGGGTCCGCCGCCGCCCACCCTGGGCAAGCGCTACCTGCAGGGCATCCTCGGGCGCGAGCTGAGCATCCGCGTGGGTCCCGGCGAAGAGGCCCAGTACGACCTGCACACGCTGGCACTGGACGCCGTGGGCCTACTGGACGCGCTCCAGATCGAGCGCGCGCACTTCGTGGGCTTCTCCATGGGCGGCATGATCTCGCAGCTGGTCGCAGCCGATCACGCGGCGCGCGTGAGCAGCCTGACGTCCATCATGTCGTCGCCCAACGAGCGCACGCTGCCGAAGCCCACGCCACGCGTGCTCCTCAACCTGCTGAAGCCGCCACCCGCCATGGACCCCGACAGCCTGGCCCTCGCCAACGCGAAGATGTGGGAGATGATCGGCAGCCCGGCGTACCCCACGCCGCGTGAAGAGCTCATCGCGCAGACGCACCGCAGCCTGGCGCGCGGCATGAGCCAGACCGGCCTCGCCCACCACCTGATGGCCATCCTGGCCACGGGGGGCTTCGGGAACCGGCTGCACAAGGTGCAGGCCCCGGCGCTCATCCTGCACGGGGACGCCGATCCCCTGGTGCGCGTGGAGGGCGGCAGGCTCAGCGCGCAGCTCATTCCCAAGGCTCGCCTGCGGGTCATCCGCGGCATGGGCCACGACTTTCCTGCACAGCTGGTGCCCACCCTCGCGGGCGCCATCACCAGCCACCTTCAGCAAACGGCATAG
- a CDS encoding RNA polymerase factor sigma-32 — MDQLVHNGDPDDELHSGEPDDLDENVIEAELVDEDGVDIPPALERRARGEALVPSKASLAERDPLAAYMRDVHRYKLLTPEQEHTLAVKYAVDGDLDAARELVTSNLRLVVKIAYDYRQAYKNLLDLVQEGNIGLMQAVKKYDPYKGVKLSSYAAWWIRAYMLRFILNNHRLVKVGTTQAQRKLFFNLKKEKARLSAMGIEPTPARIAERLNVPEHEVVSMDRRLSAGEASLDAPVGAGDGRQVARVELVPGGGAGMDDVLAEQQLGDQLKGKIHEFGATLVGKEKRIFDERLLAEDPRTLQELGTEFGVSRERVRQLEKRLLEKLRTYLSDELGQAVIDVYEPA; from the coding sequence ATGGATCAGCTAGTGCACAACGGTGACCCCGACGACGAGCTCCACTCAGGCGAGCCGGACGACCTCGACGAGAACGTCATCGAGGCCGAGCTGGTGGACGAAGACGGCGTGGACATCCCGCCCGCGCTCGAGCGGCGAGCCCGGGGCGAAGCCCTCGTGCCCAGCAAAGCCTCGCTCGCCGAGCGTGACCCGCTGGCGGCCTACATGCGAGACGTGCACCGCTACAAGCTGCTGACCCCGGAGCAGGAGCACACCCTCGCGGTGAAGTACGCCGTGGACGGTGACCTGGACGCCGCGCGCGAGCTGGTCACCAGCAACCTCCGCCTCGTGGTCAAGATCGCCTACGACTACCGGCAGGCCTACAAGAACCTCCTCGACCTGGTGCAGGAGGGCAACATCGGCCTCATGCAGGCGGTCAAGAAGTACGACCCCTACAAGGGCGTCAAGCTCTCCAGCTACGCAGCCTGGTGGATTCGCGCGTACATGCTGCGCTTCATCCTGAACAACCACCGCTTGGTGAAGGTCGGGACCACGCAGGCGCAGCGCAAGCTCTTCTTCAATTTGAAGAAGGAGAAGGCGCGTCTCTCGGCCATGGGCATCGAGCCCACCCCGGCGCGCATCGCCGAGCGGCTGAACGTGCCCGAGCACGAGGTCGTCTCCATGGATCGCCGGCTCAGCGCGGGCGAGGCCTCGCTCGACGCCCCCGTGGGCGCCGGTGACGGTCGCCAGGTGGCCCGCGTGGAGCTGGTGCCGGGCGGCGGCGCGGGCATGGACGACGTGCTGGCCGAGCAGCAGCTGGGGGACCAGCTCAAGGGCAAGATCCACGAGTTCGGCGCCACGCTGGTGGGCAAGGAGAAGCGCATCTTCGACGAGCGCCTGCTGGCCGAAGACCCGCGCACCCTGCAAGAGCTCGGCACCGAGTTCGGCGTCAGCCGTGAGCGCGTGCGTCAGCTGGAGAAGCGCTTGCTCGAGAAGCTGCGCACGTACCTGAGCGACGAGCTGGGGCAGGCGGTAATCGACGTCTACGAGCCGGCCTGA
- the rsmI gene encoding 16S rRNA (cytidine(1402)-2'-O)-methyltransferase yields MAGLLSLVATPIGNLEDITLRALRTLREADAILAEDTRRTGVLTSHHGISTRLRSLHAHTGEGQLDAIAAELAAGARFALVSDAGTPVVSDPGHALVERAVALGVTVEGIPGPSAVTTAVAVSGLPCDHFRFVGFLPRSGSKRSGALESIIQDSGASVFFEAPQRVGKTLAELAALALPERRAAACRELTKLHEEVRRGTLTELAEYFQEGARGEFTVVVEGAPRVQAEDAPEDLEARVASLLAEGMAVKTIAKALAATTSLSRAEAYDLALRVGRAQDNEA; encoded by the coding sequence ATGGCCGGTCTCCTCTCGCTCGTGGCAACGCCCATCGGGAACCTCGAGGACATCACGCTGCGCGCGCTGCGCACCCTGCGTGAGGCCGACGCCATCTTGGCCGAAGACACGCGCCGCACCGGCGTGCTCACGTCGCACCACGGCATCAGCACACGGCTGCGCTCGCTGCACGCTCACACGGGAGAAGGGCAGCTGGACGCCATCGCCGCCGAGCTGGCCGCCGGCGCACGCTTCGCGCTGGTGTCCGACGCCGGCACCCCGGTGGTGAGCGACCCCGGACACGCCCTGGTGGAGCGCGCGGTCGCGCTGGGCGTCACGGTGGAAGGCATCCCGGGCCCCAGCGCCGTCACCACGGCCGTGGCCGTGTCGGGCCTCCCGTGTGACCACTTCCGCTTCGTGGGGTTTCTCCCGCGCAGCGGCAGCAAGCGCAGCGGCGCGCTCGAGAGCATCATCCAGGACAGCGGCGCCAGCGTGTTCTTCGAGGCCCCGCAGCGCGTGGGCAAGACCCTGGCCGAGCTGGCCGCGCTGGCCCTGCCCGAGCGCCGCGCCGCCGCCTGCCGCGAGCTCACCAAGCTGCACGAAGAGGTGCGCCGCGGCACCCTCACGGAGCTGGCCGAGTACTTCCAGGAAGGCGCCCGCGGCGAGTTCACCGTCGTGGTGGAGGGCGCGCCGCGTGTCCAAGCGGAAGACGCCCCCGAAGACCTCGAGGCCCGCGTGGCCTCGCTCCTCGCCGAAGGCATGGCGGTGAAGACCATCGCCAAAGCCCTCGCGGCCACCACGTCCCTCTCAAGAGCCGAAGCCTACGACCTAGCCCTCCGCGTAGGCAGAGCGCAAGACAACGAAGCCTGA